TATAAAAAACTACATATGACTGTGTAGGGTATTATTTTACGTGGTGGTTGAGGCCACTATGGCGGGGGGGGAGAGTTGAAAATGCCAAGTATACTATGGATGTTCTTTGGCATGCAGTGGTTATACATGTGGGAAGTGTTCACAAGGATACGATGTTCATGAGTTGTGCGAAAAGTTTACTGGGAAATGGCGTTTCAGCCCCAAGGCGTTATATTATTGCAGCGGAGAAAGCGAAAGAACTCTGCAGAAACGGCGTGCGCTAGGATTCATGTAAAAAAGGTGATGGGCCACGGCACAATAAGTGGTGTGTGCTTGTTATGTTGATAATATCAGGTCTCTTGTATATAGGTGGGGGTTGGGTTACAACAGGTTGCGTGACAGTTTACCTACTGTTAATATTTCAGCCAGCAGGAATAAAGGGGTTTCAGATGCTACACCGTATTTATTGGCATTTCACATACTTCTGCGTGGAATGCGGGACTGAAAAATCGTTGCCATACGGAGTATTGCATACATAGGAGTGAAACTAATGCATTTACTACATACAAGTTATCCTGTAAACAACTTTTGGACTATTTCCCATTATGCACGGCTATTATGACAACGGAGGCGTTGAAGGGAATGAGTTGGATTTTCAAggtattttttatttttatttggcAGCCACTTTTTGTCAGCACGTCTTCGAGGCTCGAGGCGGAGTCAAAACGGAGATCCTCCCTTAAACTCGATAAGGCTCGAAGGTTCGAAGGTTCGAAGGTTCGAAGACCTTTTTGTCCCACTGGTATCGCAGACAGATAATGAACGAACAGAAGATAGAGTGTTGCGATAGGAGTGGGCGGAAAAGGGACCGACATATGTATACAATGAGATAGGCTACAGTAGTAAAGAGAGAGATTTGATTAATGGATGGATATAGATAtttgatttgttttacATGTTTCTTTAACTTTATAGATTCTGAATAGATTCTGAAAGGGATGGTAGGATCTGAAAGAAGCATTCTTTTTGAAGGGGAGGGAAAGGAGAAGGAAGTATATGTTCATTTTTTATGGCATGAATTCGTCTTCGTCAaactcatcctcatcaaacTCATCGTCAGTATATTCATCACCTAGtatgtcatcatcatccgCTAGGTCTTGAGGTATGTCATAGGATTTGCTGTTGGCGTCTTGCAGGACGTTGAGGTTGGTAACTTTGCGATGAATGGGCTTGGACCTACCAAGCTTTTCTAGATGGGATTCTACTGATTTAGAGCGGTTAGGAGGCTCTAGTTTTGGAGATTGTTCGTTAGAGTCGGaatccatatttttttgCTCTTCGTAACTGATAGCAGATGAGAGAATGGGAAGAGTTGGAAGTTCTATTTCATGTATCGGACTGCTATCCTTTTGGGTGCGCACGTGTAAAAGGGGCGAGGATGTTCGCGGTGGTGAAGTTGTACCGCTCTTAATATTATCATTGATTGTGTAATCGCAGTCATCGCTAATATCGGAAAAGTCTTCGATACTTAGAACGGGGTCTCTCCAGAAATTGACATCGGAAAATTTCTCATCGTGCTGACGATAAAAGGATCTTTCTTCGGGGTTGAACATCGGTGATCCTGGTGTAGGAGACAAACTTTTTAGCTCATCATCTTTACGGTAGTAAGGATTTTGTTTGACATGTGGAAAGAATTGATCCACTAATTCGTTAATATGCACATATGAACTTCTTAAAGCAGTCAACTCTAGAAGTTCCATATGAACCTCCCCATCTGGGTTAATAGTAAATATCCGAGAGCTTGGTATACCGACTGTCCTGTAAGACAATGCATCTGTTATCCGGTTCCCAAAACCGGCATAGAAGGGGGTGGGTTGTTCATCACTATTCGCATTACCTTCGTCAAATCCTTGAAGTTCTTTGAAGTATAATTTCCTGATATCGTTCAAGCACgagattttaaaaacttccggttttttaaaaatcaCTTCCCTCCTTAACGCTGCCATAGTTCTGTCTGGTGATAATACGACCGGGCCTATGGGCAAGCTGCAGCCACCCTGCTGAATACTTCTCAAGTAACTCCTAGTGGAATCAGCCTGACCTGCGCTTCTGGCAGTTAAGTACATGATGTTATAGCCATTCCTCTGGATCTCTGTAAAGAGCTTTGCAACCCCAGGATGGGTCCAATCTTTACCAATCATCGTCAACACATGCCCCAAAGCATCGGACTTTGTTATCGTACCATCTATGTCCGATATCACAATGGGTACATCCCATTTCCATAAAAAGAGCTTTGCATTTACAAATGCCTTCCCCTTATCAATAGAAAACGTCAAATCATTCTCTCCGTACTTTAACTCCAAACAGCGTAGTTGATCTGACGTTAAACGAATCGTCTTTATATAATTCGCGCCTGTATTCTTTTCCTC
This Eremothecium cymbalariae DBVPG#7215 chromosome 5, complete sequence DNA region includes the following protein-coding sequences:
- the PAH1 gene encoding phosphatidate phosphatase PAH1 (similar to Ashbya gossypii AFL195W), which produces MQYVGRAIGSVTKSWSSINPATLSGAIDVIVVEHLNGELSCSPFHVRFGKFQILKPSQKKVEVIVNGQSTNIPMKLGDSGEAYFVFETDSDLNNIPDELIASPIVSAASSPSLSPRQEHVSNGKKLPEPDFLDINDNSDDGTATSIQTDLDYVSTIERPMTPTSIVFKSSSAFEERMNRKLNQKKIPSKVDNNGDLLLDIEGYKSSQDKVHDTDEMLKQLLQEELGKDNDISPFVKEDDNGNIRIVNPFDHLKDGQSPPDSPAFSSESLDAIPCNNNAPELNSDFTDSLHSQGTISSIPEEKNTGANYIKTIRLTSDQLRCLELKYGENDLTFSIDKGKAFVNAKLFLWKWDVPIVISDIDGTITKSDALGHVLTMIGKDWTHPGVAKLFTEIQRNGYNIMYLTARSAGQADSTRSYLRSIQQGGCSLPIGPVVLSPDRTMAALRREVIFKKPEVFKISCLNDIRKLYFKELQGFDEGNANSDEQPTPFYAGFGNRITDALSYRTVGIPSSRIFTINPDGEVHMELLELTALRSSYVHINELVDQFFPHVKQNPYYRKDDELKSLSPTPGSPMFNPEERSFYRQHDEKFSDVNFWRDPVLSIEDFSDISDDCDYTINDNIKSGTTSPPRTSSPLLHVRTQKDSSPIHEIELPTLPILSSAISYEEQKNMDSDSNEQSPKLEPPNRSKSVESHLEKLGRSKPIHRKVTNLNVLQDANSKSYDIPQDLADDDDILGDEYTDDEFDEDEFDEDEFMP